The Lepeophtheirus salmonis chromosome 1, UVic_Lsal_1.4, whole genome shotgun sequence genome has a segment encoding these proteins:
- the LOC121116873 gene encoding uncharacterized protein, which produces MVNCGRGNEEKVIYSSESLNEDSMGKILSNYCKTLLEVKEFDGLQCSSNDEKRVNDNFQSDILFISVTTKDGEVFHIVSKESLTYSSRFLSWLQTISRPFYKECIWYRIALPLLSQLWPIVKELSPKCYYGEVNTGLSLIRPISLKYFGLLGYSLVAKSEKSLILLENVCKRLGDGKFETINKMNIIDFDFALSAMRTMAHFHGIWRQFLYGGKTPREPNTSPQDFLNIFQPKLSSYGMKSFIGRITLMIINLLCNNVEGGVELAERYKRYSKSEEIINLHIQMFTNPSTEKSKLKTMIHGDYWTNNLLYRPSDKFTMMIDYQIMQIAHPARDFWYFIYSSTDRQWRELYLEQCKRTYYDIYCSYADTNQCLTYEQLSKELEDRRGIGIFIPFMTILITKYPEQIDKQHMVLFGKDYDKVIKVIGQKEKEDDHPNIKKMRHLFIDAVQEAADLGLIK; this is translated from the exons ATGGTCAATTGCGGCCGAGGAAATGAGGAGAAAGTTATTTATAGCTCAGAGTCATTGAATGAAGACTCCATGGGTAAGATTCTAAGCAATTATTGTAAGACTTTACTTGAAGTAAAAGAATTTGATGGACTCCAATGCAGCTCAAATGACGAGAAAAGAGTCAATGACAATTTTCAGTCGGATATCCTTTTTATTAGTGTTACGACCAAAGATGGTGAAGTCTTCCATATAGTATCAAAGGAGTCTCTCACCTACTCCAGTCGATTTTTATCATGGTTGCAAACCATTAGTAGacctttttataaagaatgCATTTGGTATCGAATTGCCCTCCCTCTTCTAAGTCAGCTGTGGCCCATTGTAAAGGAATTATCTCCAAAATGTTATTATGGTGAAGTGAATACAGGATTAAGTCTTATACGTCcgatttccttaaaatattttggtttgCTTGGATATAGTCTAGTGGCAAAATCAGAGAAAAGCTTAATTCTTTTAGAAAATGTTTGTAAACGCCTGGGAGATGGGAA ATTTGAGACCATCAATAAAATGAACATCATCGACTTCGATTTCGCACTTTCAGCCATGCGTACCATGGCTCATTTCCACGGAATTTGGCGACAGTTTCTTTATGGAGGTAAAACCCCTCGTGAGCCCAACACCTCTCCACAggatttcttaaatatattccaGCCTAAATTATCAAGTTACGGAATGAAATCCTTCATTGGGAGAATTACgctaatgataataaatttactttgtaaTAATGTCGAAGGTGGCGTTGAGTTGGCTGAGCGATACAAAAGATACTCTAagagtgaagaaataataaatcttcataTCCAAATGTTCACAAATCCGAGCACCGAAAAGAGTAAACTGAAAACAATGATTCATGGAGACTATTGGACAAATAACCTACTTTATCGCCCCTCTGATAAATTTACTATGATGATCGACTATCAAATTATGCAAATTGCCCATCCAGCAAGGGATTTTTGGTATTTCATCTATTCGAGCACAGATCGACAATGGAGAGAGTTGTATTTGGAGCAATGTAAACGgacatattatgatatatactGCTCTTATGCAGATACAAATCAATGTCTCACATACGAACAGTTATCCAAAGAGCTGGAAGATCGAAGAGGCATCggcatttttattccttttatgaCCATTTTGATCACAAAATATCCAGAGCAAATTGATAAACAACACATGGTATTATTTGGAAAAGACTATGATAAAGTAATCAAAGTAATCGGTCAAAAGGAGAAGGAAGATGATCATcctaatataaagaaaatgagacATTTATTCATAGATGCAGTCCAAGAAGCTGCAGATTTAggactgattaaataa